Proteins encoded in a region of the Novibacillus thermophilus genome:
- a CDS encoding ABC transporter ATP-binding protein — protein MLLEKKPHKLTNQIVIKAENIGVSFKTGFQKDDYKSRVFDFLSRKKKLNRHQLFWPLRNINLTGYQGEILGIIGSNGSGKTTLCKLIAGILHPDEGNLYVDGSVSALFSLGMGFNKELTGRENVYVNGMMLGIEKSKINKFIQQIHDFSGIGAFFDRPVKTYSSGMKSRLGFSVASFLEPEILILDEALNTGDAEFSQKAAAKMRELVSRAKMVILVTHSLRYAQSNCDRLIWLDKGVIRAEGNPEEIVEMYRSTVPEKPKSGKSFSIQKTESDIKNRRVMVAKNISVSYQIGKETHWALDNVSFEINEGEIVGIIGKNGAGKSTLCKVLTKIITPDKGSLKLKGETTALLGYGTGFNAQLTGRDNIYLNGMLLGIPKKRVECEYQKIVSFSELERFINKPVKEYSSGMRSRLGFSIAATLQPDIFIIDEALSTGDMAFQQKASEKMQEMIGQAKAVIIVSHSMRFVEKVCTRVIWIDQGKIRFDGEPKEAVTQYKKLTNIEKKKRN, from the coding sequence ATGTTATTGGAAAAAAAGCCACATAAACTGACGAATCAAATTGTCATAAAAGCCGAAAATATTGGCGTTTCCTTTAAAACTGGGTTTCAGAAAGACGATTATAAGTCACGTGTATTTGATTTTCTAAGCAGGAAGAAAAAACTTAATCGACATCAGCTGTTTTGGCCGTTGAGAAATATTAACCTTACAGGTTATCAAGGAGAGATTTTGGGGATCATAGGGTCAAACGGCTCAGGAAAAACCACTCTCTGCAAGTTAATTGCGGGGATACTCCACCCCGATGAAGGTAATCTCTATGTTGATGGCAGTGTATCTGCACTCTTTTCCTTAGGAATGGGTTTTAACAAGGAGTTAACAGGCCGAGAAAACGTATATGTAAACGGAATGATGTTAGGGATAGAAAAGAGTAAAATAAATAAGTTCATTCAACAAATTCATGATTTTTCCGGTATAGGAGCTTTTTTTGACCGCCCTGTCAAAACATATTCAAGCGGCATGAAGTCACGGCTCGGGTTTAGTGTTGCCTCGTTTTTAGAACCGGAGATTCTCATACTTGATGAAGCTTTAAATACAGGAGATGCTGAATTTAGCCAGAAGGCTGCGGCCAAGATGCGGGAACTTGTAAGTAGGGCAAAAATGGTTATTTTGGTGACTCACAGTCTACGCTACGCCCAGTCCAACTGTGATCGTTTAATATGGTTGGACAAGGGGGTCATTAGGGCCGAAGGGAATCCAGAAGAAATTGTCGAGATGTACCGTTCTACTGTGCCGGAAAAACCAAAATCAGGAAAAAGTTTTTCCATACAGAAAACTGAATCAGACATTAAAAATAGACGTGTAATGGTAGCGAAGAATATCAGTGTTTCTTATCAGATCGGTAAAGAAACGCACTGGGCACTTGATAATGTGAGCTTTGAAATCAATGAAGGGGAAATTGTCGGGATTATCGGAAAAAATGGTGCGGGTAAAAGTACACTGTGCAAAGTTTTGACTAAAATTATTACTCCAGACAAAGGTTCGTTAAAACTTAAAGGAGAAACTACGGCGTTACTCGGTTATGGAACGGGATTTAATGCTCAGCTAACAGGGAGAGATAACATTTATTTAAACGGTATGCTCCTTGGAATACCTAAGAAGAGAGTGGAATGCGAATATCAAAAAATCGTCAGTTTTTCTGAATTAGAGAGGTTTATCAATAAGCCGGTAAAGGAATACTCCAGTGGTATGAGATCGAGACTTGGATTCAGTATAGCAGCTACATTACAGCCCGATATTTTTATCATTGACGAAGCTTTATCAACCGGGGACATGGCATTCCAACAAAAGGCCAGTGAAAAAATGCAGGAAATGATAGGACAGGCTAAGGCGGTTATCATCGTTTCGCACAGTATGAGATTTGTTGAAAAGGTTTGTACGCGAGTTATTTGGATCGATCAAGGTAAGATACGTTTCGACGGAGAACCTAAGGAAGCAGTGACACAATACAAAAAGTTAACAAATATTGAGAAGAAAAAACGAAATTAA
- a CDS encoding glycosyltransferase, with translation MEVLKSKVIDFLEWIAYKLFDTKQRRFITNLFTQKQKKKIKRLFSRGNIQTHLREIELTKFRLQNLGFTQRGLNDLRNIYQESKDPFIKRKAAWELSLWHANQNNRENACRCLEMLPQAIEGETDSEQLRRVAIIEAECHELLGNIEAAKRTIMSALEEGPNADLYLAAANLESSASARIKWINKALQLYGISTVSLMTSTDRPLYDCLVCEREISEGVRLSEHETVKVTVIIPVYNAEDVIDTSLGSVLTQTWTNLEIFVVDDCSTDRTVSIVEEYVARDKRVHLIKAKSNGGAYVARNLALREASGDFVTVNDADDWSHPEKIEKQVRHLLENPSVIGNTSQQARATNELKFFRRGKPGAYIFSNMSSFMFRRKPVMEAVGYWDCVRFGADSEFIKRIKKVFGEEAVVEVPTGPLSFQRQSESSLTGNSAFGFPGYFMGARKEYAEAQTYFHSQNKNLRYEFPQQSRPFAVPEPMLPKRQGSGRRHFDVILASDFRLDGGSNISNLEEIKAQKQMGLRTGLIQMSRYDYPPRKKINPKIRDLIDGDSVQMIVYGEKVSCDILLLRYPPILQEWQRFVPDVKAKDIRVIVNQTPMSDYGPNAVLRYDIRRASEHLQEYFGKEGVWHPIGPLIRKALHEHHAEELKSITLAKEDWSNIINVEEWKRPSRPKRGTSVRIGRHSRDQYVKWPSNREELLAIYPDSDGYEVHILGGAEIPRRVLGRLPSNWHVLEFGEMHPKDFLSTLDVFVYFTHPNWIEAFGRVIIEAMAAGVPVIVPYSYQELFREAAIYANPFEVKEKINQLMSDDDYYEAQVNRAYEYVEQHFGYSTHLSRLRKELTNGREKEWDKKHAF, from the coding sequence ATGGAAGTACTCAAGAGCAAAGTGATAGATTTTCTTGAATGGATTGCTTATAAGTTATTCGATACAAAACAAAGGCGATTTATAACAAACTTGTTTACTCAAAAACAGAAAAAGAAGATTAAAAGGCTATTTAGTCGAGGGAATATTCAAACTCATTTACGTGAAATTGAACTAACCAAATTTCGGCTTCAGAATCTCGGTTTTACACAACGTGGGTTAAATGATCTTAGAAACATATATCAAGAGAGTAAGGATCCCTTTATAAAAAGAAAAGCTGCATGGGAGTTATCCTTATGGCATGCGAATCAAAATAATAGAGAGAATGCATGCCGTTGTCTGGAAATGTTGCCCCAAGCAATTGAAGGAGAGACGGATTCTGAACAATTACGTCGTGTGGCCATAATAGAAGCAGAATGTCATGAATTATTGGGAAATATTGAGGCGGCTAAACGTACTATAATGTCCGCATTAGAAGAGGGACCTAATGCCGATCTTTATCTTGCGGCTGCGAATTTAGAATCATCAGCTTCTGCGCGCATAAAGTGGATCAACAAAGCATTGCAGTTGTATGGAATCAGTACTGTTTCATTAATGACGTCTACCGATCGTCCCTTGTATGACTGCCTCGTATGCGAGCGTGAAATAAGCGAAGGGGTGCGGCTTTCGGAACACGAGACTGTAAAAGTCACAGTCATTATTCCTGTCTATAATGCCGAAGATGTTATTGACACGTCACTAGGGTCTGTACTCACACAAACATGGACCAATTTGGAAATATTTGTTGTCGATGATTGCAGTACGGACCGGACAGTCTCCATTGTAGAAGAATATGTAGCGCGTGATAAGAGAGTGCATTTGATCAAAGCAAAATCTAACGGAGGTGCTTATGTAGCTCGCAACCTTGCGCTTCGCGAGGCGTCGGGTGATTTTGTGACGGTGAATGACGCCGATGACTGGTCGCATCCTGAAAAGATTGAGAAACAAGTGCGTCATTTACTAGAAAATCCGTCAGTGATCGGAAACACTTCTCAGCAGGCACGTGCAACTAATGAACTCAAATTTTTCAGGAGAGGTAAGCCGGGGGCCTATATATTTAGCAATATGTCATCCTTTATGTTCCGTCGTAAGCCCGTGATGGAAGCGGTCGGGTACTGGGATTGTGTCCGGTTTGGCGCAGATTCCGAATTTATCAAAAGGATTAAAAAAGTTTTTGGTGAGGAAGCAGTAGTCGAGGTGCCAACAGGTCCTCTCTCTTTCCAACGTCAATCTGAATCGTCTCTGACTGGAAACTCCGCCTTCGGCTTTCCTGGATACTTCATGGGAGCACGTAAAGAATATGCTGAGGCACAGACTTATTTCCATAGTCAAAATAAGAATTTACGTTATGAATTTCCTCAACAGTCACGTCCTTTTGCTGTTCCGGAGCCAATGTTGCCGAAACGTCAAGGTTCTGGTAGACGTCACTTTGATGTGATCTTGGCATCTGATTTTCGTTTAGACGGGGGATCCAACATATCGAACTTAGAGGAGATCAAAGCCCAGAAACAGATGGGACTTCGTACAGGATTGATTCAGATGTCCCGGTATGATTATCCTCCCCGAAAAAAAATCAATCCCAAAATACGGGATCTAATTGACGGTGATAGCGTCCAAATGATCGTCTATGGGGAGAAGGTGTCATGTGACATACTACTTCTGAGGTATCCTCCTATATTGCAGGAATGGCAACGTTTTGTTCCAGATGTGAAAGCTAAAGACATTCGTGTTATCGTGAACCAGACCCCTATGAGCGATTATGGGCCGAATGCCGTGTTGCGTTACGATATTAGAAGAGCCAGTGAACACCTTCAGGAATATTTTGGAAAGGAAGGTGTATGGCATCCAATCGGTCCACTCATTCGAAAAGCACTCCATGAGCATCATGCTGAGGAGTTAAAGTCTATCACTTTAGCAAAAGAGGACTGGTCAAACATTATTAATGTAGAGGAGTGGAAACGCCCTTCACGCCCTAAAAGGGGGACAAGCGTGAGAATAGGAAGGCATTCTAGAGACCAATACGTAAAATGGCCTTCAAATCGAGAAGAATTGCTTGCAATTTATCCAGATTCAGATGGATATGAAGTACATATACTTGGTGGAGCGGAAATACCGAGGAGGGTACTTGGACGGCTACCTTCCAATTGGCACGTATTAGAGTTTGGAGAGATGCATCCTAAGGACTTTCTATCCACGTTGGATGTCTTTGTGTATTTCACACATCCTAATTGGATAGAAGCCTTTGGTCGGGTGATCATAGAAGCTATGGCGGCAGGTGTACCGGTTATTGTCCCGTATAGTTACCAAGAGTTATTTAGAGAAGCTGCGATTTATGCCAACCCTTTTGAAGTGAAGGAAAAAATTAACCAACTAATGAGTGATGATGATTACTATGAAGCTCAAGTGAATAGAGCGTATGAATATGTTGAACAACATTTTGGGTATTCAACCCATTTATCTCGATTGAGAAAGGAGTTAACCAATGGTAGAGAAAAAGAATGGGACAAAAAACATGCCTTTTAG